ACCGTCACGATCATCGGATTCTCACTGAAGCTCTTGCCAGCGAAGCGATCAGGCATTCCTTCCAGAATGCGCGCAAGCTCTTCTCCTGCTGCAATTCGAAGTCTGAGCCGCCTGTCGGCTTCTTGGGTGGACAATCCCTCATGCTGCGCAAAGGCTTGAACAACGGGGTCGGTGGAGGGCGTCACCTGTTGAGAGAACGCGGGGGGCGCGGCCAGTACAGTGATGGGCAGCAGGAGTTTGACCAACACACTCTTGATCTTCATCGTGAATTCTCCGTTCCATCGGTTTACTCAACTACGCAATCCATCGTACAGCTGTTGACGTTCAGGCTGGCTTTGGATGTTGAGGGTGCCGGCCAGCGGCCGGCACTACCGCAGGTGCAGGGCGCAGCCCTGCAAAAGAAAACTCCCTACCTCAGGGCCACTGCATCTCGCCCTTGGCCACCTTCGCACTCAGCTCCAGCGATGCCACGCCGTCCAGCTTCGGGTAGCGCGCCTGCATCGCCTTCACCAGCGCCGCACTGTCCTTGGCCTTTGCCGTCTCGACGTCGAACGCGCGGATGTAGTCCGCGGTGAAGCGCAGCGCACTAGCATCCAGTGCCGCACCCGGCGCGTAATGCCCCGGCACCACCACCTTCGGCTTCAGTGCCTGCAACCGCTGCAGGGTCTGCAGCCAGTCGGTGTGCGACTTCGGCGTCTGCGTGTCGGCCATCCACACGTGCTCGCCGGCCACCACCGGAATGCCACCGACGATCGCGCGCAGAGACGGCACCCACAGCACCGTGCGGTCCGGGGTCGGGCCATCGAGGCCGATCAGCGGCAGGCGCTCGCCTTCCAGCTGCAGGGCGTCGCCGTCCAGTACCTGCGGCACCACGATGCGTGCCGGCACGTCGGCGCCCATCTTCGGTCCCCAGTAGGCCAGCTTGCCGGCCTGGGTCTGCTGGATGTGGGCGACGGTCTGCGCGGTGGCGACGATGCGTGCCTGCGGGAACGCGTCCTGCACGGTGGCCAGGCCGAAGTAGTAATCCGGATCGCCGTGGCTGATGTAGATCGTGGTCAGCTGCTTGCCGCTGGCGCGGATCAGCTCGACCAGCTTGCGCGCGTCACTGGCACCAAACTGCGCATCGACCAGGATCGCGTCGTGGCGGCCTTCGATCAGCACCGAGGACACCGAGAACATTGCCTGCGGGCCGGGGTGGAAGGTCTGCAGATGCAGCTGGGATTTCGTCGCCGTGGCGGG
The sequence above is a segment of the Stenotrophomonas maltophilia genome. Coding sequences within it:
- a CDS encoding MBL fold metallo-hydrolase, with amino-acid sequence MRTAALLLPLALAASFTSAPLLAAPATAAPATATKSQLHLQTFHPGPQAMFSVSSVLIEGRHDAILVDAQFGASDARKLVELIRASGKQLTTIYISHGDPDYYFGLATVQDAFPQARIVATAQTVAHIQQTQAGKLAYWGPKMGADVPARIVVPQVLDGDALQLEGERLPLIGLDGPTPDRTVLWVPSLRAIVGGIPVVAGEHVWMADTQTPKSHTDWLQTLQRLQALKPKVVVPGHYAPGAALDASALRFTADYIRAFDVETAKAKDSAALVKAMQARYPKLDGVASLELSAKVAKGEMQWP